The window CTATTGTAACGGTAAAACCGTCGAGACCGCTGGTTATCGAGCGTGTGAAGGAGATACCTCAGCTCGGTCGGTTCGCTATCCGTGACATGGGGCAGACCGTTGCCGCTGGCATGGTTATGGATATAAAGGAGAAATAAAGCTAGGCTACACAAAGCGACGTAACCAAATACGAAGCGAAGCGAAGCGAAGCGAAGCAAAAAGGAAGAGGGAAGGGGACAAACAGAATGAACCAAAAAGCACGGATAAAGCTTTCGAGTACGGATCATAAGAAATTGGATGACATCTGTCAACAGGTGAAGCGGATAGTCGAGACGACAGGAGTGAGAATGTCAGGACCCATACCTCTCCCGACAAAGAAACTCGTTGTGCCATGCAGGAAGAGCCCTGATGGCGAGGGCTCTCCCACCTGGGACCATTGGGAAATGCGCATACATAAACGGTTGATCGATCTGGAAGCGGATGAACGGGCACTGCGACAACTGATGCGCGTACCCATTCCCAAGGATGTGCACATAGAAATTGTGCTGAAGGGGTAGTAGATACAAACCAAACGCGACAGACAAATATAGAAAACTATAAATAGCGTGTTGGTTGTATCCTATCCTATACCAACGTGTAACTAACTAAAAAGAGGTGATAAGGATGGGTGTTGTACCTGATGAGGTAATAAATGAGAAGGATGCTGAAATCGCGGCACTGATAAAGGAGATAGGCGATTTAACGAACGAATTCAAGGCCGCAAGTGATGAGGAGCAGAAGACCGAGATCATAAATAAGATCACGGAGAAGGAGAAGGACCTGCGCTCCGTGCGGCAGAAGAAAGGGCAGTTTAAGGCTGTGCAAGCGGCGCCGTCAAAACTCTGGTAGATAATTCGATTCTGTTCAGATCTCGATAGAGTACCACAAACATAAAATAAAAAATAAAAAAGAAAGAGAAGAAAAAAAATTTTTATTTTTCT of the Methanomicrobia archaeon genome contains:
- a CDS encoding 30S ribosomal protein S10, with the translated sequence MNQKARIKLSSTDHKKLDDICQQVKRIVETTGVRMSGPIPLPTKKLVVPCRKSPDGEGSPTWDHWEMRIHKRLIDLEADERALRQLMRVPIPKDVHIEIVLKG